One Pseudodesulfovibrio cashew DNA window includes the following coding sequences:
- a CDS encoding VOC family protein, with the protein MVEYTGINHLAMVTGDMDGTIRFWRDLLGMRLVTGLGHPGYRHYFFEITGHDMIAFFEWPGVEPLDEKDHGFPVKGKAAFDHISFEVAGEEDLWELKDKLEAADFWCSEVVDHGFIHSIYTFDPNNIPIEFSAPVPEVDIRRTPVMVDVEPSAEALKGSEPQPGVWPEVTAPTPVEERAVYEGEGDKIREAVEKALLP; encoded by the coding sequence GTGGTCGAATACACCGGCATCAACCATCTGGCCATGGTCACCGGCGACATGGACGGGACCATCCGCTTCTGGCGCGACCTCCTCGGCATGCGCCTGGTAACCGGCCTGGGGCATCCCGGCTACCGCCACTACTTCTTTGAAATCACCGGGCACGACATGATCGCCTTTTTCGAGTGGCCGGGCGTGGAGCCCCTGGACGAAAAGGACCACGGCTTTCCTGTCAAGGGCAAGGCCGCCTTCGATCATATCTCTTTCGAGGTGGCTGGCGAGGAGGATCTCTGGGAACTCAAGGACAAGCTTGAGGCCGCAGACTTCTGGTGTTCGGAGGTGGTGGACCACGGGTTCATCCATTCCATCTACACCTTCGATCCCAACAATATCCCCATCGAGTTTTCCGCTCCGGTTCCGGAGGTGGACATTCGCAGGACCCCGGTCATGGTCGATGTGGAGCCGTCCGCAGAGGCGCTCAAGGGCAGCGAACCCCAGCCCGGGGTTTGGCCCGAGGTGACGGCTCCCACGCCCGTGGAGGAGCGTGCCGTGTATGAAGGGGAAGGCGACAAGATTCGCGAGGCGGTGGAGAAGGCTTTGTTGCCGTAG
- a CDS encoding acyl-CoA thioesterase — MEPKSAKDTEVIMTHLVLPQDANPAGNLHGGVILKHIDTTAGVVAKRHSRGNVVTASIDRMSFRQPAYMGELLIFKASLNHVGRSSMEIGVRVEAENLRTGEVRHTNSAYLTFVALSDEGKPTPVAPLKLDTDTARRRHREAEQRRANRQRERALEEGWASAQKE, encoded by the coding sequence GTGGAACCCAAATCCGCCAAAGATACGGAAGTGATCATGACACACTTGGTTCTGCCCCAGGATGCCAACCCTGCGGGCAACCTGCACGGCGGTGTTATCCTCAAGCATATCGACACCACCGCCGGAGTGGTGGCCAAGCGTCACTCGCGCGGCAACGTGGTCACCGCGTCCATTGATCGCATGTCGTTCAGGCAGCCCGCCTACATGGGGGAGCTGCTCATTTTCAAGGCGTCACTGAACCACGTGGGCCGCTCCTCCATGGAGATCGGCGTGCGCGTGGAGGCAGAAAACCTGCGCACCGGAGAGGTGCGCCACACCAACTCGGCCTACCTGACCTTCGTGGCCCTGAGTGACGAAGGCAAGCCCACCCCGGTGGCCCCGCTCAAACTGGACACCGACACCGCCCGGCGGCGGCATCGCGAGGCCGAGCAGCGTCGCGCCAACCGCCAGCGCGAGCGCGCCCTGGAAGAAGGGTGGGCATCGGCACAAAAGGAATAA
- a CDS encoding methylenetetrahydrofolate reductase: MRIPDLIRGLDRPFVSVELLPPRRETEQSGFLAAVEKMKAMKPLFAAVTCGAGGSGSVGTLQTSRNLAEGHGLTVMPHITCVHSRQETLADQLDAIRTCGIRNVLAVRGDFPAGMDSGPRGLMHASDLVARIAALAPDLAVGVAAYPDGHPESRSIREDIGFLKFKLDEGASFGVTQLFFDNRRYFDMLDRLAAVGCDKPVIPSVLPIRSLGQIKRVMELCDAPVPGNILSGIESAHAKGGDEAVREYGISLAATQISSLLENGAPGVHLYPFNRAEMCVEVMRRAGLTA, encoded by the coding sequence ATGCGCATTCCCGATTTGATCCGTGGCCTGGACAGGCCCTTCGTTTCCGTCGAACTGTTGCCGCCCCGGCGGGAGACCGAGCAGTCAGGGTTTCTGGCGGCGGTGGAGAAGATGAAAGCCATGAAGCCGCTCTTTGCGGCCGTGACCTGCGGGGCGGGCGGGTCCGGCTCCGTGGGCACGCTGCAGACCTCGCGAAATCTGGCGGAAGGGCACGGACTCACGGTCATGCCGCATATAACCTGCGTACACTCCAGGCAGGAGACCCTGGCCGATCAGCTCGACGCCATCCGGACCTGCGGCATCCGCAACGTGCTGGCCGTGCGCGGCGACTTCCCGGCTGGCATGGACTCCGGCCCACGCGGGCTAATGCACGCCTCCGACCTGGTGGCGCGCATAGCCGCGCTGGCCCCGGACCTGGCCGTGGGCGTGGCCGCCTATCCGGATGGACACCCGGAGTCGCGCTCCATCCGCGAGGACATCGGCTTTCTCAAGTTCAAGCTCGACGAGGGGGCGTCCTTCGGCGTCACCCAGCTTTTCTTCGACAACCGGCGCTACTTCGACATGCTCGACAGGCTGGCCGCAGTGGGCTGCGACAAGCCGGTCATCCCATCGGTGCTGCCCATCCGCAGCCTGGGCCAGATAAAACGGGTCATGGAGCTGTGCGACGCCCCGGTGCCGGGCAATATCCTGTCGGGTATCGAAAGCGCCCACGCCAAGGGGGGCGACGAAGCGGTCCGCGAGTACGGCATATCCCTGGCTGCGACGCAGATCAGCTCACTCCTGGAAAACGGCGCGCCGGGCGTGCACCTCTATCCCTTCAACCGGGCGGAGATGTGCGTTGAGGTCATGCGCCGGGCCGGACTGACGGCGTAG
- a CDS encoding type II secretion system protein M: MHGEPKYFWLSWPAASQERLFRLALVGTVVATFAVSVGLKLFSGSLEQRIVEAREQYGRVVPIVEEVRALRAKQGDLVDKPVSEAVWAIIDGLGIEEQLTSFRATQLDEGLDAAQVTFKGLPLNRLMDFLRDLRDRASLQTPGCTLTRNPDDPRLADAHFVLAR; this comes from the coding sequence ATGCACGGCGAACCGAAGTATTTCTGGCTTTCCTGGCCTGCGGCCTCGCAGGAGCGGCTGTTCCGGTTGGCGCTGGTCGGCACGGTGGTGGCGACTTTTGCCGTGTCCGTTGGGCTGAAGCTTTTTTCCGGTTCCCTGGAGCAGCGCATCGTTGAGGCCAGGGAACAGTACGGTCGGGTGGTGCCCATTGTGGAAGAGGTCCGCGCCCTGCGCGCCAAGCAGGGGGATCTGGTTGACAAGCCGGTGAGCGAAGCGGTCTGGGCCATCATCGACGGCCTGGGTATCGAGGAGCAACTGACCTCCTTCCGGGCAACGCAGCTGGATGAGGGCCTCGACGCCGCCCAGGTGACCTTCAAGGGGTTGCCGCTCAACCGGCTCATGGATTTTCTCCGCGATTTACGCGACCGGGCGAGCCTGCAAACGCCGGGCTGCACGTTGACCCGCAACCCGGACGACCCGCGCCTGGCGGACGCCCATTTCGTTCTGGCGAGGTAG
- a CDS encoding transport-associated protein, with protein MKPWKKLIVIGCILALMLPAFGCSDEGTAEKAGKKIDQAVDDAKDSAKKMFE; from the coding sequence ATGAAACCCTGGAAGAAACTTATCGTGATCGGCTGCATCCTCGCCCTGATGCTCCCGGCCTTCGGCTGCTCGGATGAGGGCACTGCGGAAAAGGCGGGCAAGAAAATAGACCAGGCGGTCGACGACGCCAAGGATTCGGCAAAGAAGATGTTTGAATAG